The following proteins are co-located in the Anaerolineae bacterium genome:
- a CDS encoding ATP-binding cassette domain-containing protein, protein MPAILDEQKRLRDDAISAFPQPGSDNVLECRNICKTFPGVLALDHVNLSVIRGEIHALVGQNGAGKSTLVKILTGVYTLDEGQILVDGQETRITSPQDAESHGIAIIHQDHQLVAQFDVTRNIFLGHEYVGRAGLLNLAEMRTATAEVLKIVGANFGPDALIRDLSVAQREQVAIAAALLRKPRILILDEPTASLSSNEVNRLFEIIRNLRTQGVTIIYISHHLDEVFQLVDRITVLRDGKVAGTMAIGDTSRAAIIRLMVGRDLRQLYPKEELPIGPAVLEIRNLSQGDALHGASLTLRQGEILGVAGLVGAGRTNMALAVFGALNRTSGEVYLAGQKSDPRSPRAAKRQGLALIPEDRRSEGLITDMSVRENLTLPNLSAWTTMGVLKLRQERSVAADLVKKLQIATPNLNQLARNLSGGNQQKVVIGRWLTGNAKVFIFDEPTTGVDVGAKVEIYKQMTDLARRGAAVLFISSDFEELIGMSDRIAVMLKGKVIKCFERGEVNLHDLLYWATGGDNNNNGSSHDSADATKSDRPEQMAQPQPLNSRAGRLSQFQLGKLLSQWGTAVGMLLALLVIGLSAPAFFAPGNLFDVLKQGSILTFIALGLTAVLIAGGFDMSAGAVSQFTSNFAAGTIIQGLGTGVAVIAGSVAGLIAGIVNGLLVILFRMPPFVATLGTMFVVMGITLLYNGGQALTLYDQPVFFFLGQGYIGPLPFVLVILMLMVATLQTFFKRTRTGLHMYAVGENLAAAKLRGISQRRALLQSFAIGGTVLGFAGVILASYSYGASALATGMDFLISALASAFLGSTLSRTGELDMIGTTIAAMFLASLSNGLILMGVSNLALPGIQGSILILSILLGVVHKREIGQVTIF, encoded by the coding sequence ATGCCAGCAATCTTGGATGAACAGAAGCGCTTACGCGATGATGCGATATCAGCGTTTCCTCAACCCGGGAGCGATAACGTCTTGGAATGCCGGAACATCTGCAAAACCTTCCCAGGAGTTCTGGCCCTTGACCATGTCAACTTGAGTGTCATACGTGGCGAGATCCACGCTCTAGTTGGACAAAACGGCGCTGGCAAGTCCACCCTGGTGAAAATCCTGACTGGCGTCTATACACTTGATGAAGGGCAGATTCTGGTAGATGGGCAGGAGACCCGTATCACCAGCCCACAGGATGCAGAGAGTCACGGTATTGCGATCATCCACCAGGATCACCAGCTCGTAGCACAATTCGATGTCACCCGAAATATTTTTCTGGGTCACGAGTATGTCGGTCGAGCAGGGTTACTAAACCTGGCGGAGATGCGCACGGCTACAGCCGAAGTTCTGAAAATAGTGGGGGCCAATTTCGGCCCTGATGCCCTCATCCGGGATCTGAGTGTCGCCCAACGTGAGCAGGTTGCAATTGCTGCTGCTCTCCTACGCAAGCCTCGTATCCTGATTCTTGACGAACCAACTGCTTCGCTCAGTAGCAATGAGGTAAATCGGCTCTTTGAAATCATCCGGAACCTACGCACTCAGGGCGTGACCATCATCTATATCTCCCACCATCTTGATGAGGTTTTCCAGCTTGTGGATCGGATCACGGTCCTGCGCGATGGCAAGGTGGCCGGAACTATGGCAATTGGCGATACATCGCGTGCCGCGATCATCCGCTTAATGGTGGGCCGTGATCTGCGACAGTTGTACCCTAAGGAAGAACTACCTATCGGCCCGGCTGTCTTGGAGATCAGGAATCTCTCGCAGGGTGATGCCCTACATGGCGCGAGCCTGACTCTGCGTCAGGGCGAGATCCTGGGCGTAGCGGGCCTCGTTGGTGCTGGGCGTACAAATATGGCACTGGCTGTCTTTGGAGCATTGAACCGTACTAGCGGTGAAGTTTACCTAGCCGGCCAGAAGTCCGACCCTCGTTCACCTAGAGCTGCCAAACGCCAAGGTCTGGCCCTGATCCCGGAAGACAGACGTAGCGAGGGCTTAATCACAGATATGTCCGTTCGGGAAAATCTTACGCTCCCCAATCTTTCAGCGTGGACCACTATGGGTGTGCTGAAACTCCGGCAGGAGCGTAGTGTTGCAGCTGATCTGGTCAAAAAACTGCAGATTGCCACGCCCAACCTGAACCAACTTGCGCGTAACCTGTCGGGTGGCAACCAGCAAAAAGTGGTAATTGGCCGCTGGCTCACTGGTAATGCCAAGGTCTTTATCTTCGATGAACCGACAACTGGTGTAGATGTTGGGGCCAAGGTCGAAATTTATAAACAAATGACCGATCTCGCCCGACGGGGTGCGGCAGTGTTGTTCATCTCGTCCGACTTTGAAGAACTCATTGGTATGTCCGATCGGATAGCGGTAATGCTTAAAGGCAAGGTCATCAAGTGCTTTGAGCGAGGTGAAGTGAACTTGCATGACCTACTTTATTGGGCCACTGGCGGAGACAATAACAATAATGGATCGAGTCACGATTCAGCCGACGCCACAAAATCCGATAGACCCGAACAGATGGCACAGCCACAACCCTTAAACAGTCGCGCAGGACGCCTGTCGCAGTTCCAGCTAGGCAAGTTGCTCTCCCAGTGGGGAACTGCCGTTGGGATGCTCCTCGCTTTGTTAGTGATCGGCCTGAGCGCACCGGCCTTCTTTGCACCAGGTAACCTGTTCGATGTTCTGAAGCAAGGCAGTATATTGACCTTCATCGCATTAGGTCTAACTGCCGTACTTATTGCCGGCGGATTTGACATGTCCGCCGGCGCTGTCAGTCAGTTCACTTCCAACTTTGCCGCTGGCACTATTATCCAGGGTCTGGGCACTGGGGTTGCCGTGATCGCTGGTAGTGTGGCTGGCTTGATTGCTGGCATTGTCAATGGGCTGTTGGTGATTCTCTTCCGTATGCCTCCTTTTGTAGCCACCCTGGGAACTATGTTTGTAGTCATGGGTATAACCCTGCTATACAACGGCGGGCAGGCCCTAACTCTGTACGATCAACCGGTCTTCTTTTTCCTCGGGCAGGGATATATCGGTCCCCTACCGTTTGTGCTCGTGATCCTGATGCTGATGGTGGCTACACTACAAACTTTTTTCAAGCGCACCCGAACTGGGCTGCACATGTACGCCGTCGGAGAAAATCTTGCAGCAGCGAAACTACGTGGAATCAGCCAGCGACGAGCTCTCCTGCAATCATTTGCTATCGGTGGTACAGTGCTGGGGTTTGCAGGGGTTATCTTAGCTTCCTATAGCTATGGAGCATCTGCGCTGGCAACTGGCATGGACTTCCTGATCAGCGCTCTGGCGTCCGCTTTTCTCGGAAGCACGCTCTCCCGTACTGGTGAACTTGACATGATCGGGACGACTATCGCTGCAATGTTTCTAGCTTCGCTATCAAACGGCCTGATCCTGATGGGCGTCTCTAATCTGGCCCTACCGGGTATCCAGGGGAGCATCCTGATCTTATCTATCCTGTTAGGTGTGGTACATAAACGTGAGATCGGCCAGGTCACGATCTTCTAA
- a CDS encoding substrate-binding domain-containing protein, which produces MSRKFGRLIGLVVILMIVLSLVPASVSSQGTTYRIGLASREITNDYNRDIIAGAQRVADAGGHTLIVADGQTDPRKHNENIENLINSGVDALIIQLGDAQQLAPVVAKAVEAGIPVVTTSVGSVTPGVLTEIGGDESLMAEMMNRALLSSIDYAGDIYVFWVPGAPLLETRKRILEAMVVDYPQVTLHEMPTEHSPARVQTQMEDILTANPEPGSIAAVWGAYDLLVSGAVEAIRRAGRTEIKVASIDGDRIGFQMLMEEDSPFIATVVQDVPRIGELAAETVLKALNEGVTEFPSQTFTDCWLATRYNAVESAELRWGETVWDDLRIARADVEARWPQTQEVLVIHPVLP; this is translated from the coding sequence ATGTCACGTAAATTTGGGCGTCTCATCGGCTTGGTAGTTATTCTGATGATTGTGCTGTCACTGGTGCCTGCCAGCGTAAGTAGCCAAGGAACAACCTATCGTATTGGCTTGGCCTCGCGTGAGATTACAAATGACTATAACCGCGACATCATTGCTGGGGCGCAGCGTGTTGCTGACGCTGGGGGGCACACGCTGATCGTGGCAGATGGCCAAACTGATCCGCGCAAGCATAATGAGAACATCGAGAACCTGATCAACTCTGGCGTCGATGCCCTCATCATCCAGCTTGGTGATGCCCAACAGCTAGCACCTGTAGTGGCCAAAGCCGTTGAAGCTGGTATTCCTGTTGTCACTACGTCGGTTGGTTCGGTAACCCCTGGTGTTCTCACTGAAATCGGCGGTGATGAATCGCTGATGGCCGAGATGATGAATCGCGCGCTGCTTTCCAGCATTGACTACGCTGGTGATATCTACGTTTTCTGGGTGCCTGGCGCTCCGCTGCTAGAGACACGTAAGCGTATCCTAGAAGCCATGGTTGTCGACTATCCGCAGGTTACGTTGCATGAGATGCCCACTGAGCACAGCCCTGCCAGGGTTCAAACTCAGATGGAAGACATCCTTACTGCTAACCCTGAGCCAGGCAGCATCGCAGCAGTATGGGGTGCTTATGATCTGTTAGTCTCTGGTGCTGTGGAAGCCATCCGCAGGGCTGGCCGTACAGAGATCAAGGTCGCATCAATCGATGGTGATCGCATCGGCTTCCAGATGCTCATGGAAGAAGACAGCCCCTTCATTGCAACGGTGGTTCAGGATGTTCCGCGTATTGGGGAACTTGCTGCTGAGACTGTGCTAAAAGCCCTGAATGAGGGCGTGACTGAATTCCCAAGCCAGACCTTCACTGACTGCTGGCTGGCTACACGCTACAACGCGGTGGAATCAGCGGAGCTTCGTTGGGGTGAGACCGTCTGGGACGATCTTCGGATCGCACGGGCGGACGTAGAAGCACGCTGGCCGCAGACTCAGGAAGTGCTGGTCATCCATCCGGTGCTTCCCTAA
- a CDS encoding sugar-binding transcriptional regulator: protein MSDENRLLVKVATLYYKNRLTQNEIADRLGISRQSVGRILQRAQELGIVQIKIHAPTAYASDLEYLLETEFKLKEAIVVEPLTETDEAIKEAIGKAAADFIQRRLKSGDIIGLSWSTTVYQCALHMEPVNVRGVTVVGLNGSLNVTTYPTHAEFVIHRMAEACGGTPVLLAAPMFVDRPDIKQSLLTDSKIAQALALARQSNFAVFGIGDLSEQSSPFKAGYVTLEMLEHFKQRGVAGDICGRFIDINGNPCLSDIAERTIAVELEDLRKKPLSVGVAGGLRKARAILGALHGQFCNVLITDAFTAQVILELQGVQPAAVQN, encoded by the coding sequence ATGAGTGATGAAAACCGGCTGCTGGTCAAGGTAGCCACGCTCTACTACAAGAATCGCCTGACACAAAACGAAATCGCCGATCGCCTTGGCATCTCACGTCAGAGCGTTGGCCGTATTCTCCAGCGCGCTCAGGAGCTTGGAATCGTCCAGATTAAGATCCATGCGCCAACCGCTTATGCGTCAGATTTAGAGTATTTACTGGAAACAGAGTTTAAGCTCAAAGAGGCTATTGTTGTTGAACCACTCACTGAGACCGATGAGGCGATCAAAGAAGCCATTGGTAAAGCGGCAGCTGATTTCATCCAACGCCGGCTAAAATCCGGAGACATCATTGGCCTATCCTGGAGTACAACGGTCTACCAGTGTGCACTGCATATGGAGCCGGTAAACGTCAGAGGCGTAACTGTAGTTGGTCTCAACGGTAGTCTCAATGTCACGACATACCCAACCCACGCTGAGTTTGTCATCCACCGTATGGCTGAAGCATGTGGGGGAACCCCAGTACTTCTGGCCGCTCCGATGTTTGTGGATCGTCCGGATATCAAACAGAGTCTGCTCACTGATTCCAAGATTGCTCAAGCGCTGGCACTAGCCCGTCAATCCAACTTTGCCGTTTTCGGCATTGGTGATCTTTCAGAGCAATCTTCCCCGTTTAAGGCTGGTTATGTGACTTTAGAGATGTTGGAGCACTTCAAACAACGAGGCGTTGCAGGCGATATCTGTGGGCGTTTTATCGACATCAACGGTAACCCGTGCCTCTCCGATATCGCAGAGCGAACAATAGCTGTTGAGTTGGAAGATCTCCGTAAGAAACCACTTTCGGTTGGCGTCGCTGGTGGTCTACGTAAAGCCAGAGCCATTCTTGGTGCGCTGCACGGTCAGTTCTGCAATGTACTCATTACCGATGCTTTCACTGCTCAAGTAATTCTTGAGTTGCAGGGTGTCCAGCCAGCAGCCGTTCAAAATTAA
- a CDS encoding glucose 1-dehydrogenase, with translation MKNQFDLTGRVALVTGGGGGIGREIVRLFAAYGADIAIADINASAAAEAAVEVRSIGRQAIAIQTDVTKSVEVDDMVHQAVAALGKIDILVANAGICINTPAEETSDEDWLRVINLNLNGVFWCCRAVGRHMIGRGTGSIVNIASMSGTVVNRPQPQAAYNASKAAVMHLTKSLAIEWVDKGIRVNSVSPGYTSTELTKRGLNTDNWGEIWMDMTPMKRLATPEEVAYAALYLASDAASYCTGTDLILDGGYSSW, from the coding sequence ATGAAAAACCAATTTGATCTGACGGGGCGTGTTGCATTAGTCACTGGAGGTGGCGGTGGCATTGGACGAGAAATTGTCCGGCTTTTCGCTGCCTACGGTGCGGATATAGCCATCGCTGACATTAACGCATCCGCTGCTGCGGAGGCGGCCGTAGAAGTCCGTAGTATAGGCCGCCAGGCAATTGCCATTCAGACAGATGTCACCAAGTCTGTAGAAGTTGATGACATGGTACACCAGGCCGTGGCAGCGCTCGGCAAGATTGACATCTTGGTTGCCAATGCTGGTATCTGTATCAATACCCCAGCCGAAGAAACCTCTGATGAGGATTGGCTGCGTGTCATTAACTTGAATCTTAATGGTGTATTTTGGTGCTGTCGCGCTGTTGGACGACACATGATTGGGCGCGGAACCGGCTCAATTGTCAATATAGCGTCCATGTCAGGGACAGTAGTAAACCGACCGCAGCCTCAAGCAGCCTACAACGCTTCCAAAGCTGCCGTGATGCATCTTACCAAGTCGCTAGCTATCGAATGGGTGGACAAGGGCATCCGGGTAAATTCAGTTTCTCCTGGTTATACCAGTACTGAACTAACCAAGCGAGGCCTCAATACCGATAACTGGGGCGAAATCTGGATGGATATGACCCCTATGAAGCGGCTAGCTACTCCGGAAGAAGTCGCTTATGCAGCCCTGTACCTTGCATCAGATGCTGCTAGTTACTGCACAGGTACGGACCTGATTTTGGATGGTGGTTATTCATCTTGGTAG
- a CDS encoding tyrosine-type recombinase/integrase: MELYLEAFFAWLGDVSTNTRRTYTNDLRHFSRWFEAQHGQPPELADLTTMTVVLYKAALVDKLRLKPSSVKRRLLTLKRFCRWAAEQGYIKELPAKGVKIPPVPPSGPRSLDRAAVRALLRAARRDPHKLARRNYAILRVLLDTGIRVGSLVALRLGDIRWTEKRRKATLRVLYGKGKRSNTIPLPYTTRAALEDYLAVRPASGDDHLFLSSRGTALDTDTVRHVINKYARQAGLDPGEVSPHMLRHTLARMLLANGSPLTEVQAILGHAHITSTAIYTQPSEEEKANALERAAEEF; encoded by the coding sequence ATGGAGCTCTATCTGGAAGCCTTTTTCGCCTGGCTGGGTGACGTCTCGACCAACACCCGCCGGACCTACACCAACGACCTGCGCCACTTCAGCCGCTGGTTCGAGGCGCAGCACGGCCAGCCGCCAGAACTGGCTGACCTGACTACGATGACGGTGGTGCTGTACAAAGCGGCCCTGGTCGACAAGCTGCGGCTCAAGCCTTCCAGTGTCAAGCGCCGGCTGTTGACCCTCAAGCGCTTCTGTCGCTGGGCAGCCGAGCAGGGCTACATCAAGGAGCTACCGGCCAAGGGGGTCAAGATCCCGCCGGTGCCCCCGAGCGGGCCGCGCAGCCTCGACCGGGCGGCGGTGCGGGCCTTGCTGCGGGCAGCGCGGCGGGATCCGCACAAGTTGGCCCGGCGCAACTACGCCATCCTGCGGGTCTTGCTGGACACCGGGATCCGGGTCGGCTCGCTGGTGGCGCTGCGGCTGGGGGATATTCGCTGGACAGAGAAGCGCCGGAAGGCTACCCTGCGGGTGCTGTATGGCAAGGGCAAGCGCTCCAATACCATCCCCCTGCCCTACACCACCCGGGCCGCCCTGGAGGACTACCTGGCGGTCCGGCCAGCGAGCGGGGACGACCACCTCTTCCTGTCCAGCCGGGGCACAGCCCTGGACACCGACACCGTCAGGCACGTGATTAACAAGTATGCCAGGCAGGCGGGCCTCGACCCGGGCGAGGTCTCCCCACACATGCTGCGCCACACCCTGGCCAGGATGCTACTGGCGAACGGCTCTCCCCTCACCGAGGTACAGGCCATTCTGGGGCATGCCCATATTACCTCGACCGCCATCTACACCCAGCCCAGCGAGGAAGAAAAGGCCAACGCCCTGGAGCGCGCCGCAGAGGAATTCTGA
- a CDS encoding ATP-binding protein → MLSIFRACEPRTEVLSGELREEIFAARLRDVIEGQADAVYQDPTIFFDNTYPTEGLVTLLGEALGRLSGAKPANNAIIRLETAFGGGKTHNLIALYHAASGHIPPANFLDPQLVPPPGAVRIAGVVGSDLDPTMGLQHGHVTTYTLWGEIAYQLGGAQAYEYVRRSEIDRTAPGTGLLEELIGDQPTLIMLDEVARHLRAAKTVPTATGRSDLAEQTVAFLMSLFEFAASKKQAVIVLTLADESDAFGRETEELRQEIARELAETRRLSARQELVITPTVETEIAAIVTHRLFRHIDRAAAAHTARAYMDYYRQCVAHNANLPQRALRAEYALEIEANYPFHPDLLTALNRKVSTIPNFQKTRGALRLLAMVVRQLWNYPQDGVYLIHPFNVDLGHEGIANDLTGRLERPRFKQIIEADIVSHLAGSQAHAQILDEAIGGVPFTQRVATTAFIHSLTQGVASGIDPADLTLAVLTPDDDPALIQRAADRLLDKGWYFEYDGHRYRFKPEVSLNKIIEDEMGAVGLVTAKMELDQRIRQVWKKGFLKPVFFPSEPADVDDDAGAPKLVIVHYDAAVTATQSTTPPDLVVHLFNHTGVQEGYRIFKNNLVFLVADSDQVENMVAHAQRYLAIRRILNDNERLNDFYEDQRQKLKRMGDAAELDVRVAITKAYRWLYYPSGDAPQTHSNLAREQLQPQDQGKVNVDQSEVVLHILKTLEKVQTQDSPSLSAKFVRSKAWDAGKNHLSTEDLRQAFARKMNLRMLLDVNQLKKTIRNGVEQGVWIYYDAREQVGYDAESPFPVIQINDETFLYDPDEYKRLGWPIRGKEPAPPPDERCPICGNLVTECTCGRLSTTLPRQLKGEGVPRQAFQRIYDLCTDQGITRLHTLTIDIQGTHQQGANEVRALGLAIPQLGKGNFRVEQNLTVEFDGGEYFQIRFKGGWDRYKRLKQVTDAFAQEGRKLNVVMTLRADLPDGLEVQGDQFRTMYEVFDQLGFGSIVVTADPFDEDARP, encoded by the coding sequence ATGTTATCTATTTTCCGCGCCTGCGAACCGCGCACAGAAGTCCTATCAGGAGAGTTGCGGGAGGAGATCTTCGCGGCACGATTGCGGGATGTTATAGAAGGCCAGGCTGACGCTGTTTACCAAGACCCAACCATTTTCTTTGACAATACCTATCCCACAGAGGGCCTAGTCACGCTGTTGGGTGAAGCACTTGGCCGCCTGTCGGGGGCTAAACCAGCTAATAATGCCATTATCCGCCTGGAGACTGCCTTTGGTGGCGGCAAGACCCACAATTTGATTGCTCTCTATCATGCTGCCTCTGGCCACATCCCCCCAGCGAATTTCCTGGATCCTCAGCTCGTTCCACCCCCAGGCGCAGTGCGTATCGCCGGTGTTGTTGGTTCAGACCTGGATCCCACAATGGGCCTTCAACATGGTCATGTGACCACTTATACCCTGTGGGGAGAAATCGCCTACCAGCTAGGCGGCGCCCAGGCGTATGAGTATGTCCGCCGTAGCGAAATCGACCGCACGGCCCCAGGCACCGGGCTTCTGGAAGAGCTGATCGGTGATCAGCCGACCCTGATTATGCTTGACGAGGTGGCCCGCCATCTGCGTGCGGCCAAGACGGTGCCCACCGCTACTGGCCGATCCGACCTGGCCGAACAGACGGTCGCTTTCCTCATGTCGCTCTTCGAGTTCGCAGCCAGCAAAAAGCAGGCGGTCATCGTGCTGACTCTGGCCGACGAGTCAGACGCATTTGGCAGAGAGACGGAGGAACTCCGGCAGGAAATCGCCAGGGAACTTGCAGAGACCAGGCGACTCTCTGCACGGCAGGAACTCGTGATCACCCCCACCGTAGAGACCGAAATTGCCGCTATCGTCACTCACCGTCTGTTCAGACACATTGATCGTGCAGCGGCGGCCCACACGGCGCGCGCCTATATGGATTACTACCGGCAATGTGTGGCCCACAACGCCAATCTGCCCCAACGCGCGCTGCGCGCCGAGTATGCGCTTGAGATCGAAGCGAATTACCCCTTCCATCCCGACTTGCTGACCGCTCTTAACCGCAAAGTCTCCACCATCCCGAATTTTCAGAAGACGCGCGGCGCGCTACGCCTGCTCGCTATGGTAGTCCGCCAGCTATGGAACTACCCCCAGGACGGGGTCTACCTGATACATCCCTTCAATGTGGACCTGGGGCATGAAGGTATCGCCAACGACCTGACGGGTCGCCTGGAGCGCCCGCGCTTCAAGCAGATCATCGAGGCGGATATTGTCAGCCACCTGGCCGGCTCGCAGGCGCACGCCCAGATTCTTGACGAAGCGATCGGCGGCGTTCCCTTCACCCAGCGCGTAGCCACCACCGCGTTCATCCACAGCCTGACCCAGGGCGTCGCTTCTGGCATCGATCCCGCCGATCTCACGCTGGCTGTGCTCACGCCCGATGATGACCCGGCACTGATCCAGCGCGCTGCGGATCGTCTGCTTGACAAGGGCTGGTACTTCGAATACGACGGCCACCGTTATCGCTTCAAGCCCGAGGTCTCGCTCAACAAGATCATCGAAGACGAGATGGGCGCGGTCGGTCTGGTCACGGCGAAGATGGAGCTTGATCAGCGCATCCGCCAGGTGTGGAAGAAAGGGTTCTTGAAGCCGGTCTTCTTCCCCAGCGAGCCAGCCGATGTCGATGATGACGCCGGCGCGCCGAAACTGGTCATCGTCCATTACGACGCGGCAGTCACTGCCACGCAGAGCACAACCCCGCCCGACCTGGTCGTGCACCTGTTCAACCATACTGGCGTGCAGGAAGGCTACCGCATATTCAAGAACAACCTGGTTTTCCTGGTGGCAGATAGCGATCAGGTCGAGAACATGGTGGCCCACGCCCAGCGCTACCTCGCCATCCGCCGTATCCTCAACGATAATGAACGGCTGAACGACTTCTACGAGGATCAGCGCCAGAAACTCAAGCGCATGGGCGATGCGGCTGAGCTGGACGTGCGTGTAGCGATCACAAAGGCCTATCGCTGGCTGTACTACCCCAGCGGTGACGCCCCTCAGACCCACAGCAACCTGGCGCGCGAGCAGTTGCAGCCCCAGGATCAGGGCAAAGTCAATGTAGACCAGAGCGAAGTGGTGCTGCACATCCTGAAAACCCTCGAGAAGGTGCAGACGCAGGACTCGCCCTCTCTCTCGGCCAAGTTTGTCAGGTCCAAAGCCTGGGACGCAGGGAAAAACCACCTGAGCACCGAGGACTTGCGCCAGGCCTTTGCCCGCAAGATGAACTTGCGCATGCTGCTGGATGTCAACCAGCTTAAGAAAACCATCCGCAACGGTGTCGAGCAGGGGGTGTGGATCTACTACGACGCGCGCGAGCAGGTAGGCTACGACGCCGAGTCGCCGTTCCCTGTGATTCAGATCAATGACGAAACGTTCCTGTACGACCCCGACGAGTACAAACGGCTCGGCTGGCCGATCCGTGGTAAGGAACCAGCCCCCCCGCCCGACGAACGTTGCCCCATTTGCGGGAACCTGGTGACAGAGTGCACCTGTGGCAGGCTGTCCACCACGCTGCCGAGGCAGCTGAAGGGCGAAGGCGTACCCCGTCAGGCTTTTCAACGTATTTACGACCTCTGCACGGATCAGGGGATCACCCGGCTCCACACGCTGACCATCGACATCCAGGGCACTCACCAGCAGGGCGCGAACGAAGTGCGGGCGCTTGGGCTGGCCATCCCCCAGTTAGGGAAAGGGAACTTCCGGGTGGAGCAGAACCTGACGGTGGAGTTCGATGGTGGCGAGTACTTCCAGATCAGGTTTAAAGGTGGCTGGGATCGTTATAAACGCCTCAAGCAGGTGACCGATGCCTTTGCCCAGGAAGGACGCAAGCTCAACGTCGTCATGACCCTGCGTGCCGATTTGCCCGATGGGCTGGAAGTGCAGGGGGACCAATTCCGGACGATGTATGAAGTGTTCGACCAGCTCGGCTTTGGCTCCATAGTCGTTACCGCTGACCCCTTTGACGAGGATGCTCGGCCATGA
- a CDS encoding ASCH domain-containing protein, whose product MKTLSIRQPWAELILQGRKTIELRTWRTNYRGPLLIHAGGNVEYDACAAYGLDPEVLVRGALVGTVEVVDMVTFNHASFAALRNEHLDPGEWPGDLVGWRLANPCRLPAPIPLRGRLGLFEIPDEVLAGNAPVPHYLTPRQPAGPPSPRPLPPPPAGPPPHGYDPTRPFELHVEPRDAHGYALTLYQWPVKANGVPAEARRIVTLSGVNLLAVVDHVLEALRRTGYRTTDLSSRRHKPFRLDEETGLRLGLLFLTIAPLSRLDRIEAISRELRAMPSEEAYYWYSKCTDPRASGRAQQALRTLLAAE is encoded by the coding sequence ATGAAAACCCTCTCGATCCGCCAACCCTGGGCCGAATTGATCCTGCAGGGGCGCAAGACAATCGAGCTGCGCACCTGGCGCACGAACTATCGCGGCCCGTTGTTGATCCACGCGGGCGGGAATGTTGAGTACGATGCCTGCGCCGCTTACGGTCTTGACCCTGAGGTGCTTGTGCGCGGGGCGCTGGTGGGCACGGTTGAGGTTGTGGACATGGTGACGTTCAACCACGCCAGCTTTGCTGCGCTGCGCAACGAACATCTCGACCCGGGCGAGTGGCCCGGCGATCTCGTCGGCTGGCGGCTGGCCAACCCCTGCCGCCTGCCCGCCCCGATCCCCCTGCGCGGTCGCCTGGGCCTGTTTGAAATCCCGGATGAAGTGCTTGCGGGCAACGCCCCCGTACCACATTACCTGACCCCCCGGCAACCCGCTGGCCCACCGTCGCCGCGCCCGCTCCCTCCCCCACCTGCCGGGCCACCGCCGCATGGGTATGACCCGACCAGGCCCTTCGAACTGCATGTTGAGCCACGTGACGCGCATGGTTACGCCCTGACCCTCTACCAGTGGCCGGTGAAGGCTAATGGAGTCCCGGCGGAAGCCAGGCGGATCGTCACCCTGAGCGGCGTGAACCTGCTGGCGGTGGTCGATCACGTGCTGGAGGCGCTGCGCCGCACCGGCTACAGGACGACCGATCTCTCATCCCGGCGGCACAAACCCTTCCGCCTGGATGAAGAAACCGGCCTGCGCCTGGGACTCCTGTTCCTGACCATCGCCCCGCTTTCCCGCCTGGACCGCATCGAAGCGATCTCGCGCGAGCTGCGCGCCATGCCCTCCGAAGAGGCCTATTACTGGTATAGTAAATGCACCGACCCGCGCGCCAGCGGGCGTGCCCAGCAGGCACTGCGCACCCTGTTGGCGGCTGAGTAA
- a CDS encoding AbrB/MazE/SpoVT family DNA-binding domain-containing protein has product MITVTVGKRGQITLPSAVRRRTGIQDGDRMAISLEGDRIVLLPLGKTLLDLRGSIAVTAPQDFAQIRRQVLQQRARRADAHEG; this is encoded by the coding sequence ATGATTACGGTAACTGTCGGAAAGAGAGGGCAGATTACGCTGCCCAGCGCCGTCCGCCGGCGGACGGGCATCCAGGATGGCGACCGCATGGCCATCTCGCTCGAAGGGGACCGCATCGTCTTGCTGCCGCTCGGCAAAACGCTGCTCGATCTGCGCGGTAGCATCGCGGTAACCGCCCCGCAAGACTTCGCGCAGATCCGCCGGCAGGTGCTCCAGCAGCGCGCAAGAAGGGCAGACGCCCATGAAGGGTGA